Genomic window (Electrophorus electricus isolate fEleEle1 chromosome 25, fEleEle1.pri, whole genome shotgun sequence):
AATCAGTACTGTTATCACTACGGTTATGATCACTACAGTTATAATCACTCTGGTTATTATGATCACTACTGTTTTTATGATCACTATGGTTATAATTACTGCTGTTATTATAATCGCTCTGGTTATTATAATCAATATGGCTATGATCACTGGTTGTTATCACTATTATAATCACTCTGGTTATTATGATCACTACTCTTATTATAATGACTCTGGTTATGATCACTACTCTTATTATAATGACTCTGGTTATGATCACTACTCTTATTATAATCACTCTGGTTATTATGATCACTTCTCTTATTAGAATCACTCTGGTTATTATGATCACTTCTCTTATTAGAATCACTCTGGTTATTATGATCACTTCTCTTATTAGAACCACTCTGGTTATTATGATCACTACTGTTTTCATGATCACTATGCTTATAATCAGTACTGTTATTATAATCACTACAGTTATGATCACTACAGTTATTATAATCACTCTGGTTATTATGATCACTACTGTTTTCATGATCACTATGGTTATAATTACTGCTGTTATTATAATCATTCTAGTTATAATCACTCTGGTTATTATCACTATTATAATCACTGGTTATTATGATCACATCTCTTATTATAATCACTCTGGTTATTATGATCACTACTCTTATTATAATCACTCTGGTTATTATGATCACTACTCTTATTATAATCACTCTGGTTATTATGATCACTACTCTTATTATAATCACTCTGGTTATGATCTCTTATTTTAATCACTCTGGTTATTATGATCGCTTCTCTTATTATAATCACTACGGTTATTATGATCACTACTGTTATGATCACTACTGTTTTCATGATCACTATGGTTATCAGTACTGTTGTTATTATAATCACTGGTTATTATAATCACTACTGTTATGATCACTACTGTTATTATAATCACTCTGGTTATTATCACTATTGTTATTATAATCACTACGGTTATTATGATCACTACTGTTTTCATGATCAATACTGTTATAATCACTATGGTTATGATCACTACAATTATAATCACTCTGGTTATGATCACTACTGTTATGATCACTACTGTTTTCATGATCATGGCTATAATTAGTACTATGGTTATAATTAGTACTGTTATTATGATCACTGGTTATTATAATCGCTACAGTTATAATCAATCTGGTTATTATCACTACAGTTATAGTCACTACGGTTATGATCACTCTGGTTATGattactattgttattataatCACTCTGGTTATTATAATCACTACGGTTATAATCACTACTATTATTATCACTCTGGTTATTATAATTACTCTGGTTATTATAATCACTATAGTTATGATCACTACAATTATTATAATCACTCTGGTTATTATGATCACTACTGTTTTCATGATCACTATTGTTATCACTACTGTTATTATAATCACTATTGTTATCACTACTGTTATTATAAACACTACTGTTGTTATAATCACTACGGTTATTATAATCACTACGGTTATGATCACTACTATTATTATGATCACTCTGGTTATGATGATCACTACTGTTATAATCACTACGGTTATTATAATCACTACGGTTATGATCACTACTATTATTATGATCACTCTGGTTATGATGATCACTACTGTTATAATCACTACTGTTTCCATGATCACTCTGGTTATTATAATCACGGTTATGATCACTACTATTATTATGATCACTCTGGTTATTATGATCACTACAGTTATGATCACTCTGGTTATGATCACTATTGTTATTATAATCACTACTGTTATTATAATCACTGGTTATTATAATCACTAAGGTTATGATCACTACTATTATTATGATCACTCTGGTTATAATGATCACTCTGGTTATGATCACTACTGTTAATAATCACTACTGTTTTCATGATCACTATGGTTCTAATCACTACTGTTATTATAATTACTCTGGTTATGATCACTACTGTTTTCATGATCACTATGGTTATAATCACTATTGTTATTATGATCACTATGGTTATAATCACTACTCTTATTATAATATCTCTGGTTATAATCACTATGGTTATTATAATCACTATGGTTATAATCACTACTGTTATTATAATCACTATGATTATTATAATCACTACTGTTATTATAATCACTATGGTTATAATCACTACTGTTATTATAATCACTATGATTATTATAATCACTACTGTTATTATAATCACTATGGTTATAATCActactgttattattttatcctctttgtatttctctttttctttgtttttatttttcctcaagTGTCTTCTGCCTCTTGTCTGGCCACCACTTTAAATAAGAATGTGTTCTTAATGACCTGCCtgcttaaaataaaagttttaaaaatgtatatactaTGTGTGTAAAATTTGTATGTCACCATGGCTACAGACATACCCATGCATGaccaattttatttttagtgacAGGAAGAAAATTTTTGATAAGTGGTTATTGGGggaaaaacaacattaataGGATCAAttaatgaacatttttatgAGGTGTTGGAGTATGTgagtgaagtataatatagtttTCAGAATCTTATACATTACcgtgttaaaaagaaaacaaacttgtCTGATTCTGAAGGTGACAGATCCTGAGTAGCATGGCAGTGTTATGCAGGTGTTATAGACAGATATACTCAAGCGTTGATTAGCGCTGGGGTGTGTGGCCATGGTGAACATGGACCAAATATGGAAATGCAGGGATGTCACGGTCAGCATCAAACAAAGGCTGATTACAGCCATCGTGTTCCCAGTCGCGATATATGGCTGTGAGATATGGACACTGACGAAAGCAGACAGAAGAAAACTCGACGCCTTTGAGCTGTGGTGCTAGAAAAAACTCCTATGAATCCCATGGACAGCTAGAGTTACCAATAAAGCTCTTATGGAATATGTTAAGCTAGAGGTGTCCCTGGAAGGCAAGATCACCAGACAAAAACTGACCTGCTGATTTTTGGGACTGTGTCTGATTGACTGACTGAGATCGATGTTGTGATTCCTCAAATTAGTTGGAGTCAGACTTCTGTCACAACCCCAAATGTGTGTAATGAGACAACTTTGGTGTTAACCGTACAATTTTCACTAGTTCATCTTTTAGTCCCTGCATTTCTATACATACTTAATCTGGAATATTTCTATAAATTACCTACTACACTTCACAATCttgaccaccagagggcagcagtaAATAAACTAGAAGTAGAGCCAGCAAACATAAGGGATATATTTGCTGATTACTTACTACACTTCTCTGTGCAGTCGTTAATCATTTAATCTGACTGTtgaaagaaacagcaaaaaagtTCCTAAGTACTGCTAAAAACAATTCAACTTAGAGCTAAATAACCCTAAATCACATATCatattaaaatgtgaatttgGTCGACACACTCCTCCCCTTGACATCAGTTTAAATGTGAATGCAGTCAGGAAACTGATATTAAAAGTCATTCCGAGATACCGACGCCGTGGAAACAATTGCAAGGATGCTGCAGAACCTTCTTGTTGTGCAAAGTGCGTTTCTTTTCCTCAGCTGTGCGTTAGCAGGTGAGCTGTACTTGATACTGGAGGTGTACTGCGATAGGTGAGCCGCAGTCTTTCTGCGTAAGAGTCGGTCTGATCAAACACAGTTTATTGTTTAAAGGAGAAGATGAAAAGGTAGAAGCTGTTAAAAAGTTGTTAAAGTAGAAAAGGTAAATGTTCTGGAAATATACTAATAAAACTGCCAATGCGTAGCGCAAATGTCGAATGTGTAACATAAAGCGTAATTTATGTGAGTCATTATCCGCACACATGCAGGGTCGTTTGAACCTGAACTTGGTCTGTAACGTTAAGTTACTTTAACGTTAAGTATTTTTATAATGTAGACAATACGTCATTTTGATTGTAATTTTGTAGACGGTGCCTTAGCCCCAAAGCGGCGACAACGGTGCATTCATGATAACGTATTCTccacatttctaaaataaattcatttctAACGTAAACAAAGCTGTAGTTGTTGTCTTGGTTGCCAGCAATAAAAATCGGCAAACATTTGCACTTATGCAAACATCGTCTTAAATCTACTGAAGAAAATGATGAATATGCGAACATGAGAACTTGAAATCAACTTTACCGTAGTCTGTAAGTTTGAGATTTGGGGCTATTTGCCTTTGGGACTCGTTTGTAAATATGGACGTTTTGTAAATGAAAACGACGATCTAAACGTACGCGACCAGGAACTCGTATCAGTGCCTCTGTAGGGCCCCACCCTGCCACGAAATAGTCCAAATCCGGTCCGGTTTCTCACCTTTCTGACCCATGTACGGCTCTGACTGGTTTTGAATGACTGTCCCAGAGCTCTAGTTCTGTACTGAACTAGAATATCCCCAGAATCACAGTGATTCTGTTAATcgaagataaataaataataaacaaatcataaattgctaaaaaaaaataataataataataaataataataataataataataaataaatatgaaaaccGAAATGTCATATttctaataattttttttttatcatccatccatcttttgtaaaaaaaaaaaatgttgatttcATATAAATTACAACATTAATCTAGAAGGAGACAAGCCGTGCATCTACAAAGCTGTGGGTGACGATGCTGAACTCCACCTGGGCTTCAAAGGTTTGGACGCCAGCAGCCATCTGACCTGGTACCACAACCAAACAAGAGTGTACTATCGGAAGAGTAGCACCTTGTtggtggaggagcaggaagtGGCGTCTGACGGAACCCTCACTCTGGAGAACATACAGTTAAGCAACGCTGGCCATTATCGTGCTACTGTGTTTAACAAGATGGGAGTTCAGCAACATTCAGTCactgtgagcctgtgtgtgctgggtgagTTCACGTTTTGGGACGTAGCGATTATGACTccagatgaggagagagagtcaCGTGCACAGGTTtgggttttatttctttcagaGCCCTTATCCGAACCGTCAGTGACGCTCACGTGTGCTGAGACAGGCGTGACGCTCACGTGTGCTGAGGACGACCACTCAAACATGTCCGTCTCCTGGAGCAAAAACAGAATCCAATGGAAGTCAGCCACGACGGCCAAAACACTGACTTTACACTCGTCTGTAATTGGTGCTGGAGAAAACGTATCGTGCACAGTGAGTAACAGAGTCAGTGCGAAGACCAGCAAGGAAGTGGCACTGCTGTGTCCAGACACAGGTATGTGCTGTGGCTTCGTGCAACATTGGACCACACTGGTTGCCTGAATAACTGAATTAATCTCCTgttatttgcatgtaaaatgtatttgtggCATTTGCCCTGGTTTTAAAGATACACAGACGCTGTTCTGTCCTCGTAGGAGACCTCACCCCACATCCTTCCACCCTCGGGGACACAGAGATTGAACAGAGGGACCAGACTAGCAGCAGAGGTGAGGAAACGGCTCAGTCCTCCCGGAAGGGTCTGATGGTCTGAGAGGGTTAATGATTATTATGCCATTTATATggtaattcatttatttaatgtacacACAATTATTTTGAATGCTCAAAATATGATTTTGAATGTCATTTTGAAAATTCATGTTTAAAAAGAGACAAGGTAAAAGCAGCAAAAAGGTTGAGTTCTTAGGGGAAGCTCATCAAATGtagaacaaaacaagcaaaactcACTTTTTGGCACAAAATCTGCTGAATTCAGCAGGTTTAATACCAATTGGCACTCAATACCCTTCTCATGCTTAacaaattcaaatgaattaCAGTCATTTGATCAACTAGAAAATTATACAGACCAACACTAAAAAATCAAATTAACAGcaatttgttaaataaatattataattgaCTTAAACTGTGAGGAATTTGGTCTTGAAAAGTTAAAAAACTCAAATGTTGGTGAGTGCTGatgttaatcattttaatatgatGTGTGGTAGATGCGGAGAAGCGGAGGCTCCTGTTCGGTATGGATTTCTGGACGATTGTGGCCATTGTATCAGGAGGAGCCTTAGTTCTCCTGGTTCTCCTTGGCGTCTGCACGTGTGCCTGCTACATCCACACACGCAAGCATAGACGACAACGGTAAGACGTCTGCAAACCTGCTGTGAACAAACCTTTACGAAATACAGTCAGATTCAATTTAACATGGACATAAGCAGAGCTGTGGGTTTGGtcatatttcaaacaaatttCATATGTTGCATGTAATACAGGTAAGAAGGTTTCGCTTGTTTCCTGTATACTGTGTTTCCACAGAGTGGAGGAGGAACACAGACTGGCCACTGTGATGCCGTCGGACCAAGAAAAGCCACACAAAAGCAAAGCCCTGGCTCTGGGGTCTCTCCCTGCGTACCCACCCACTGAAGCCCCTCCTGGTCTGGGACACACAGTCCCAGGCAGTTGAAATACGGGAAAGGAACTTTATGTTCTGTACATTATCGGCAAATggcatttattcaaaataaacattattattatacttgttgccaaatacatttttttgcatgttatcACAGGATTTCGGCTCCTGCTGTAAACACTAAGGGGTTCGGGGTGATGCTGACACTGAAACAGTACGGAAATAGCACCATTTCCTCTGCAAAGGTTTTTGGTGCATGCACAGGCCTGTGCACTTTATAGAGCCCACCAATACGCACGTATCCACCAACTCACATGCCACCGTTCCTGTTTTCTACCCTGTCATGTAACTGGGGCAGTTGCTTTTCTCAGCAGTACTGAagacaacagcacacacaaaccttagacacagacacactgttggcttttttgcatttcataGTATTTTTGTctaaactctctcacacaataATCATACCTCACTTTTATGTTCAGTAAGACTATTTTgctcataaaaaagaaaatcaatttaGAACTTTTTTATGACGGGTATCAGTTGtgactttttatttaaagaattaaTATTGTTCCTCCGCCATAATAAAAGTCAACAGAGTGCTGAGATCCTGACAAAGGAAGTGAACGCAGAATTCTGAATGCAGAATTTCATCAGTATTAGTTTCTGAAGTGGGGAATTCTGCCCCCTAGTGTTCTATTAATAACATGACACAACATCACTCTGCTAACGTCTCCTCCTGACTTGATATTGTGCTTCACTTTAACCAAGAAATGATGAGTGTTCTGAAATCCTGTGTTCTGCAGCAGGCAGATCTCAGTGAGGAACATGGTAAGATTCTGTCTCATGAGCTGGTCCACACCTGGTCTGCATGGTAGCTGGAGTACTCTGGTGGTCATACCTGCACTGTATACAGGTCGTGTCCGCTGCTGCCCCCAGAGCAGTTGTCTGCTTGCTTCCCTTCTGTTAGTCTCGAACCTGCACTTTGTCACCTACAGGAAATGTTCTCCCATCGGAATGTGCCCATCTGTAATAGTACTGTTTAATTAGTACTTGCTCTACTTGCTATATCAAGGGTGACCAGGCTTTACTGGACAAAAACTATTCCCAATCCAAACTATGCTTCCCAGTCCATTTTCAGCTGGATGGAAACACATGTGCCTCACTTTGTTGGCTTGTAAGAACATTCCCAACTCACCTTAGATAAACTCTGACTTGTGCTTACCAATATTTTGATAGTGACTgaagaacatttttgtatttagcTGGTGTGTAGATGTAGTGGAGTCTGTAAGCTGTAGCCTGTGGGCcttgcacacacctgctgccAAGCATCCGCACAAGTCCACACAGATGCTCTGCCATGGAGCTGCTGCTTAGGGGAGCAGGACACATTCAAATTTGACAAAGTTATAAAGTGATAAGTTACAATGTGATAGAAAGTTATAATAGAGTTATAAGCTTCCATGTGATATAAGCTGTATCTgtatagacagagacagactgtaTATAGACAGACTGTATATAAACTGACACTGTATATAGACAGATATACTGTgtatagacagagacagactgtaTATAGACAGACTGTATATAAACTGACAGTATATAGACAGATACACTGTgtatagacagagacagactgtaTATAGACAGACTATATATAAACTGACACAGTATATAGACAGATACACTGTgtatagacagagacagactgtaTATAGACAGACTGTATATAAACTGACACTgtatatagacagacagactgtgtaTAGAGACAGTCGGCTGTGTGCAGCACCCGTGAACTTTGAGTTCAGCACTCTGCTTGTGCCATCCAGCAGTGCCCTCTTTCAATCCAGTCCGATACAGAGGCTTGGCTGACACGACTTCAGAAAAAGCCGGAGAGTTCTCTGCTCAGTCCTGTTCAGTGCTGCCAGTATCTGGTTTTCAGTGAGTTAATGAGATGTTTCAATTACAATTCTCAGCACtcacatgaaaatatttaaacagcagtgaaactgtgCTGCCTTTCACTATATCACCGCTAGATGGTGCTAGAATGAATTCATTGATTTGGACTTGTTTGTTAAGTGGTTTCTCTGAGCTTGTGTCGCATgccttctaggtatcagcactgactcCTGTGTCTCGCATTGTCCTAGCTCGACGGTATGTTGGACTCCAGCGGAGGGATGTTGTGTCATGTTGTTAATTGAACACTAGGGGGCAGAATTCTACACCTCAGAAATTAATTCCGACGAAATTATGCATTCAGAACTCCACGTGCTCTTTCTTTGTCAGGATGTCAGCACTCTGTCGACTTTTATTATGGCGGAGGAACAATAttaattctttaaataaaaagtcaCAACTGCTaactgtgataaaaaaaaaaagttctaaatTGATTGTTTTTTATAAGCGAAATAGACTTATTGAATATAAAAGTGAGGTATGATTAATGTCGTGTGAGAGACCAAACAAAATCTTAGAagagtttaaagagaaaaacgCACTGGACTGGCTAGGACCCAtgctatgagtagatgacagcacttttgtaagatGCTCTGAATAACAGCGTacactaaatgccataaatggaaatgttttgtgGATTTTCCTGCGTCCCAGTATCGCACTGGAATGGTGTGAACTCCACATCCAAAAACGAGAAATCTCAGTCCAGAAAGATAACGTGTAACGTTATCAGTGACACTGTTCGAAGCACAAGTTCAGACATAAAAGCCGGAAAAGCCGGAAGCGAGGTGGAGAGTTGAGAAGAGCCCTGCCCCCAGCCCGGGCTACAGAACAGGCCGCAGGGCCTGGATGCAGCCCCGCAGGGCGAACGCAACACGGCCGTGCAGCTCCGCAGGGTGCCTGCTCTAGGGCGCACGTGTGCAGCCTTTCTGATACgtgcaacatttttaaacagacGCACAGTCTAAGCTGATTTCGGCCAGTAGTTTATTAGGCGCACTCGTTATGCTGTGTTTGCAAGTGTTACAGGTGTGCCACGTTTTTTCTGACTGCATTGGTTCAGGGCGGGGCAGCCACGCCCACTACGTAAACGTGCGTGTGTTAGCAGCAGTATGGACATGACAAACTCTGACTCATGTGCTACTCGCTTTTTCCAAGCACGTCACGGGGTTTGGGATAACCTGATTTTCTTGCCTCTTTGACCCAAACACCGCCGTGTCTCTTTCCCTGGACATACACGAGCCGTTCGGTGTCGTTCCGCGGAGGCTCGAGGAGAAGGTCTGGATCTGGGCCAAGCGGAGCAACGCGTCTCGAGACGTTCGGTTATTCTGGGGGAGATTTGGCGTGACTCCGTTTTGCACGTGCTGTCGCACGCCTCGCGGGCGCGGTCGTTCACCTGCGCCGGGCGACGTGCTGTCGTCGTCCTCCCTTGTCCAATAAAaaaggagcaggacgcacactTCCGGCCAGGGCTCGGGCAGGCACGCACCGCGCGCGCAGTCTCTCCCGGACCTTTGGGTCGCTGCTTCTGTAGAGACGCTTCCAGCGCGAGGAGCTCCGGTTGCGACGGCGCGTGAGGAGAGGCTCCGCACGGGACGGAGCTGTCGGCCTCTCTGCGCTCGTGGCGCGTTGACGAAGGCGAGCCCGTGAGGAAAATCCGCGCTTTCTCAAGATGCGACAACAAAAGGGATTCTTGCTTTTTGTTCTGGTGCTGGAACTTGGTAAGTGGCGTTTTTAAGAGCTCCGTTGGGAGAGTTCGACTTGTACGTGGGAAATGGTCCCGGCGCGGCCTCGACGCGGGGTGCTTGCGCTCGCCTCTAAAGTTCTGATCGctttatacatttatgtttacagcatttatctgacgcttttatgcaaagcgacttgcagttctgactgaacacagctcgagtaattgagggttaagggtcttgctcaggggcccagcagtggaaacctggcagcggtgggacttgaacaagcaaacaagtccagtaccttcaccactgatcCTCCACTGCCGGTGTAGCAGTAAACCTCGACACAGTAGAGATCTGTAACGGGAACGAGCACTCAGGGAAGGATGGCGAAAGAAAACGAATctagatggagagagggagacgttAAAGCTGTTGATTGTTTTATATCGGTAGTtcacagttgttgtttttttttacagttatCAGTACTATTTCGGAAACGGGACTGAACCTCTGAATCAactaaaacataataaacaacattttaacaacaacaataataatattattattattattattagtattattattattattattattattattaatccctgtacaataataaataaataaggtctTCACCAGTGAATCTTTGTGTGATTGGTCAGCTTCGTATTGACTGTGGAGTAGCGAATGTTGGGGGTTGGTGAGTGGAGCGGCGAATGTTGGGGTTGGTGAGTGGAGCGGCGAATGTTGGGGGGTCGGTGGGTGGAGCGGCGAAGGTTGGGGGGTCGGTGGGTGGAGCGGCGAATGTTGGGGTTGGTGAGTGGAGCGGCGAAGGTTGGGGTTGGTGAGTGGAGCGGCGAATGTTGGGGGGTCGGTGGGTGGAGCGGCGAAGGTTGGGGGGTCGGTGGGTGGAGCGGCGAAGGTTGGGGGGGTCGGTGGGTGGAGCGGCGAAGGTTGGGGGGGTCGGTGGGTGGAGCGGCGAAGGTTGGGGGGGTCGGTGGGTGGAGCGGCGAAGGTTGGGGGGGTCGGTGGGTGGAGCGGCGAAGGTTGGGGGGTCGGTGGGTGGAGCGGCGAAGGTTGGGGGGGTCGGTGGGTGGAGCGGCGAAGGTTGGGGGGGTCGGTGGGTGGAGCGGCGAAGGTTGGGGGGGTCGGTGGGTGGAGCGGCGAAGGTTGGGGGGGTCGGTGGGTGGAGCGGCGAAGGTTGGGGGGGTCGGTGGGTGGAGCGGCGAAGGTTGGGGGGGTCGGTGGGTGGAGCGGCGAAGGTTGGGGGGTCGGTGAGTGGAGCGGCGAAGGTTGGGGGGGTCGGTGGGTGGAGCGGCGAAGGTTGGGGGGTCGGTGAGTGGAGCGGCGAAGGTTGGGGGGGTCGGTGGGTGGAGCGGCGAAGGTTGGGGGGGTCGGTGGGTGGAGCGGCGAGGCGAAGGTTGGTGCTCTCAGGTGCTGTGTGTCTAACAGGTCCTTGTGTGAAACGCTCGTGACTGGTCTCTTCCGGTTTGAGCACGTGTGTTTTTCACGCCTTGAttccatgattttttttttttttttttttgcctaagcACTTTTGCTCTCTGCACAGCCATGAGCCACACTTTATATCCTGCATAACCGGTTCAGACAAGCTTATTGGTTAACACATCTGAAGGGGAAAATTCACCGGAATATAGTTGACCAAATATAATGCATCTgactttcaaatattttaacattcaCATCAGCTCTAACCAACGGCGTCGCCTCTCCCCAGGTGTACTGGGAAGCGGTGGTCTTCTCCGTTATACACCTGTTAAATTCCCAGCATGTATTTCTTTCCAATATTTTATCTTGCTGTTTATCTGCTTGTCTCTGGGCTGAAGTGTTCTGCTggtacatgtctgtgtggagACAAGCCCTCGCATGCCTCCAGCTTCTGTGTGTCAGAGTCTGGCCGCTGTAACCTCGCCCTCGCGTGCAACGGCGTCACGCAGCGTGTCCCCGCTTGTCCGGTGGTCGTAATCTCCTCGGTGGTCGCCACTGTTTGCTCAGTCGTTAAAATCTGAACATTATCACAAACTCTGACTGTCTGAATTCAGGTCTTGGGTCAGGATAGATGTTTGCCAGATATGGTTATTTCCGTTTAAAAGTTCAGTCCATTCACGTGCTCTTCAATTATGTGGACGGTCGTAAGGGTTAATGAAACTTTCCAAAGGATAGAGTTGTAATGCTGTCAAAGTAGCATGACCGTACACCAATCTGTCCAACATCGACTCCTCTCGACATGCCATATTTACTCTTCTCTTATCCTGTGCAAAATCAAAGCcattattgatttttaaaaatgctattaatgaattaattggTCAGGTTACTACTTGGCAGAAGTCACTTCAGAGATGGAAATGCATGAAAGAGTGAGATGGGCACTGCggctgtgtatgtgttctgGTCCTGATGTTTGTTGTTTGCCAGCACAGCGGAGCTCATGTCATTTACATGTTGTATACGTGTGCAGTGGCAGGGCAGCTGTATTTCCTTGAAGAATTTACATATTTGCTGTCTGCTAGCTCTGGTGTTTGACTCAATCtagtattataaatattttgtagaaattaaaaaaaaaaacatttatcattgttgaaatgttattagtttttttttttttttttttaactcaacaGTGTTTGCTATGTTGTAGGTCTTAAACTTATTTAGCACATCGAAAGGGATAAAACAACTTTTTTGTTTAATCTGTcgaatttaaaataatgttaaaaaccCTGTTTGgacaaagctgtgtgtgtgtgtgtgtgtgtgtgtgtgtgtgtgtgtgtttctttgcgTGTTTCAGCCGTGCTGTGTGAGAGCAGATTGGTGACCGTGCCAGATGGTCCATTGGTGCGTGTTGAGGGCCAGTCTGTGTCCATTCGCTGTAACGTTTCGGACTATCAGGGGCCCAGAGACCAGGACTTTGAGTGGTCCCTGATTACCGGTGATGGAGGTCAAGACATCCAGCTGGTCTCCACCTTCGACCCCATGTACACGCACACCTCAGTGCTGGACCGGGTCGAAAGTGGCGACATCAGTCTTAAGAAACTGGGCGAAGCTTCGGTGGAGCTGACCATCAGAAATGTCAGGGCCTCGGACAGCACCACCTACCGCTGTAGCACCCCCAGCACGGACTCTGTCATCAGTGGAAACTACTATGCGGATGTGGAGCTCAGAGGTAGGAGCGCATGCCATGTTTGTGCCATCTACGGTTTTAACGTTGCTATTTTTATTCTCCTCTGAAGCAGAATCAGAATGGGGCCAAGGATACTACTGGGGCTGAGtgttttccataaataaatTCCACAGGAAAAGAATCGACTTTTAAGGTCAGCTGTGTCGTTTAGTACAGCGAGCTGTTCCTCGTCATGGTCGGCTGATCGCAGGTTGATGTACGGACAGGGCACTGACCTCCcaacacagacaggaagtggcTCCGAATTTGCATGCCAGCTGGCAGGGGTGAACGGAGACTTCATCAGGGCtgtgtttcccaaaagcaccaGGAAACAGAGGTCGCATTTAAATGGTCGAGCGAGTATTACACgcaacacactctctctatttAAGATGAGCTTGGTACTAC
Coding sequences:
- the LOC113588136 gene encoding T-cell surface antigen CD2-like isoform X1, producing the protein MLQNLLVVQSAFLFLSCALAEGDKPCIYKAVGDDAELHLGFKGLDASSHLTWYHNQTRVYYRKSSTLLVEEQEVASDGTLTLENIQLSNAGHYRATVFNKMGVQQHSVTVSLCVLEPLSEPSVTLTCAETGVTLTCAEDDHSNMSVSWSKNRIQWKSATTAKTLTLHSSVIGAGENVSCTVSNRVSAKTSKEVALLCPDTGDLTPHPSTLGDTEIEQRDQTSSRDAEKRRLLFGMDFWTIVAIVSGGALVLLVLLGVCTCACYIHTRKHRRQRVEEEHRLATVMPSDQEKPHKSKALALGSLPAYPPTEAPPGLGHTVPGS
- the LOC113588136 gene encoding T-cell surface antigen CD2-like isoform X2; the encoded protein is MLQNLLVVQSAFLFLSCALAGDKPCIYKAVGDDAELHLGFKGLDASSHLTWYHNQTRVYYRKSSTLLVEEQEVASDGTLTLENIQLSNAGHYRATVFNKMGVQQHSVTVSLCVLEPLSEPSVTLTCAETGVTLTCAEDDHSNMSVSWSKNRIQWKSATTAKTLTLHSSVIGAGENVSCTVSNRVSAKTSKEVALLCPDTGDLTPHPSTLGDTEIEQRDQTSSRDAEKRRLLFGMDFWTIVAIVSGGALVLLVLLGVCTCACYIHTRKHRRQRVEEEHRLATVMPSDQEKPHKSKALALGSLPAYPPTEAPPGLGHTVPGS